The genome window GCCCAAAAGTTAATTATAATCACTTTGCCTTTAAAATCGGTTACTTTAAAAGACTTTCCTTTTAAAGAAGTAAAACGCAAAGTGTTTAAATTAGAAAATAACTGCTGTTTATAAAGCTTATCTCTAGATAAAGGTCTTACCTTACTGGAGTTAGGAACTACCCATTTTAAAGCTAGTACTCCTGCGGAGTCTAAACCCAATATTCCAATAAGCACAAATAAAAATAATACTATAATTTTAAACATAAAAAGAACCTCTACTTTAATCAAGAAAAGGTCAATAAATTACTACTACAGCTTACAAACCAAAGTCTTTCACCCACAATAAAAGTAATCAAAATACTCAGTAACAAAGCCCAAATAACGAAAAAAGGATAAACCCATGAAAAGCATTCTTGTTTTTAATGTACTAACTTATGTACTAAGCACTAGCCTTATAAATATGTTTTTAATACCCTCCCAAAGTCAGGCAAAAAGCATTGCTCCCCATAGTGTAGTTTTTTTACAATATCACAGAGTGGGAGAAGAACATATTCGCAAAAAATCCACAGGACGAGTGTGGACTAATATACAAGAATTTCAATTTTTAAATCATTTAAACTATATGGATGGAAAAAACCTTAGCGTTAATACTTTTAAGCGAGACACTTACTGCAATAGTATAGAATCTAAATATAGTAATGAAAAAAATACACAAGAAGAAAAAGTAAAAAATATTCATTACCGAGAAAAAAAGCGCACGGCCTATTTAGCCAAAAAGCAAAAACAAAATAAAAAACCAGGTACTGCTTGGAAAAGCTGCGTAATAAAACAAGATACAAAATTGTATAAAAAACCTAATTTTGCATTTTCTGTTATTCCTATGGAAAAAGCTATTTCTCACCTTGTGAATAAAGAAAATTTTAACTCCAATTCTGTTGTTATTACTGTAGATGACCCCTACCGTTCTTTTTATACTTATGGCTTTCCCCATTTAAAAAAAAGAAACCTTCCTTTTACTTTTTTTATTAATACCGACATTATCGATACAAATAATCATAAGCCTGTTGCCGAAAAAAAATTAGGAATTTTAACATGGAATGAGTTACGAACAATTACCGAATACAAAGGCACCACTATTGGCTGCCACACTGCCGACCATGCCCACATGATTGAGCACTCTATAGAGAAAAATTTTTTAACTGTCCTTAAATGTATGACTAGAATCAAAGAAGAATTGGGAGTAAGCCCTCGTACATTTTCTTACCCTTATGGCGAAAGCACAGTGGCTTTAAGAACAATGCTTTCCACTTTTTCTGTAGAAGATATTGAAATCATGAGTGATAAATACAACAGCATTAAAACTTTTGTAAACAAAACCCTTCAAAAACATTCTGCAGATTTTTTTAATGACTTTAAAGTAGATGCGGCTTTTGGACAACACTCCTCTCCTGCATCGTTTATTCCAAAATCTGCTAATATAAAACCTTCTTTTTTAAAATCTAGCTCTTCTGATTTATATAATTTACCGCGTTTTGCTTTAAATGAAAAGTATGGAGCTATGAATTCTTTTGTAGATAAAGTGTCTAGTTTAGGTATGCCCATCATAGATGTTAAATTTAATAATTTACAAGAAGATAATATATTTTTACAAAAATCGGAAGAAACGGCTCTTAAAGAAATACAATTTTCTATAGTTAGAAATATTATTAAATATTCTTACCTAAATGCTTGTTATGTTTGGAACAAAGCCTTTCTTATAAAAGACAAAGAACTTCCCCCTTTATCTAGAAAAATTTTTGATGATAAAATTTCTTTCAAAATAGCTATTGATAAAATATATAATCGATCTAGAAGAGAGCGAATTAATTGCACCTTTGCAAGAAAAGATAATAGGTTTTATTGGTTTGGACTACAGTTAAGCAAATATTACAAAAGAGAAAACCGAAACCATAAACCTAACCTGTTACCTGAATATCTATTAACTAAATTTAATGCATTTAAACGCAGCATTGCTAGCCAAAAAATAAATAATAAAAAATTATGGATCAACACACCTAGCCTGAAACAGCGATTTCATAACAACAATCCCCTTAAATAAAAAATGACTAAAGAAGATTTAAAAAAAAATATTTATAAAACTTCTCACTTAACCGGAAAGTTTTTGCTTCGCTCAGGGCAATACTCTTCAGAATATTTTGACAAGTATCGTTTTGAATCTAATCCAACGCTTTTACAAGCTATAGCTAAGGAATTAAAACATTTAATTCCCCCAGAAACAAA of Pseudobdellovibrionaceae bacterium contains these proteins:
- a CDS encoding polysaccharide deacetylase family protein, producing MKSILVFNVLTYVLSTSLINMFLIPSQSQAKSIAPHSVVFLQYHRVGEEHIRKKSTGRVWTNIQEFQFLNHLNYMDGKNLSVNTFKRDTYCNSIESKYSNEKNTQEEKVKNIHYREKKRTAYLAKKQKQNKKPGTAWKSCVIKQDTKLYKKPNFAFSVIPMEKAISHLVNKENFNSNSVVITVDDPYRSFYTYGFPHLKKRNLPFTFFINTDIIDTNNHKPVAEKKLGILTWNELRTITEYKGTTIGCHTADHAHMIEHSIEKNFLTVLKCMTRIKEELGVSPRTFSYPYGESTVALRTMLSTFSVEDIEIMSDKYNSIKTFVNKTLQKHSADFFNDFKVDAAFGQHSSPASFIPKSANIKPSFLKSSSSDLYNLPRFALNEKYGAMNSFVDKVSSLGMPIIDVKFNNLQEDNIFLQKSEETALKEIQFSIVRNIIKYSYLNACYVWNKAFLIKDKELPPLSRKIFDDKISFKIAIDKIYNRSRRERINCTFARKDNRFYWFGLQLSKYYKRENRNHKPNLLPEYLLTKFNAFKRSIASQKINNKKLWINTPSLKQRFHNNNPLK